The segment atcgTAGCTCAACgatgaaaaatttgtaGTCACCAAATTCGAAACTGAAACCTCACAAGTTGATTGAGTTTTAAAGGAATAAAACGTTACAGTTTTAACATGATTCATATCTCCATTCAAGCCACCAAAGCAATATATACGCTCATTGTGGTAAATGATAGTGTGGTCGAACCTTGGCTCAAACTCAAAAGGACCACTCCAAGTTCCAGACGTCAAGTCGTAACAATATAAATCACTTAATACCGAGGACTTCACCAATCCACCACtaataaaaagttttgtaCCGTCAGGAGTCAAGCAACAGGCATGTCTCGATCTTGAGCTTGGAGCATTTGCCAATGCAAAATCTGGAGGCCCAATCCACTTTTTGTCAAATATATtataaatcatcatcaagttATCCTTTCTCATTTCTCCACTCGAAGTAACACCACTGGAATTACCAGAAAGCGAGATCTCATCGTCAAAAGGTAATCCACCAAATATCAAGACATTACCGTTATTGAGATACACAGCCAGATGTCCCTCTCTATACAATCCATCCATTTTATTGTCAACTTCCCATTCCATCGTATCAGTGTTTAGTAAATACACATTGCTGTCCAACgcatcattatcatcaaaccCACCGTACAAAAATACATATGAAGTTCCAGAACatgcaacaattgttgacttCAAATTGTGTGATGGGATTGCGCCCTTTGCTTGATGTATACTCACCGATGTTTCTTGAGAACCGCTTACGGAGGGAAGAAGAATGGACTTTGCATTTGGTTGTAGATCAACCATTTTGCAATATCTCAATTGATCATAGATTTCGTAAAGCGTGTGTTAAGCGAAGTGTGTGAGGCGTTTGTTAGAGATGCAGAGGTGAATGAATCCATCTTTTTTTTGTGCCCCTTTATAGAAGTGCGGcttttattgaaaaaggatCTATAGAAATAGCGTCAATAACAACGTTCCCTTCACATCACCATGTTTGAAATGGGTCTCTGTCAGTCTGACTAATGATAACCTCATCATCTGAGTTCAATTCCTTACGCAATTGCtcttgaataaattttAGGAATGGGCGCTCTGTGTTCGAATGATTACAACAAATCACTGAAGATCCACTCTCCTTAAAAAACAAAGCCTCATGGTGTGATAGCTCTCCAGTAAAATATAGATCAGCTTGTAAGCCTTTAAAGACTCCACCACCTGATCCAGCGCAAATAGCAATTGACTTTATTTCATGATTCGGTCCGTTTTTGGATTCAGCGACTTGAACATGATCAAGGCCTAACCGCTCCTTGACTACTGGTACAAGCTCTTTCAAAGTAGATGGTTGTATAAGGTTAACTAATCTTCCCATTCCGCATTCGGGGTTTGCAGAATCAGGCTCTATAGGACTAGAGCTTTGTATGTTACTACCACCAATTACATTAACTAAGAAATCGTTTACCCCACCTTTGGCACTATCAACAGCTGTGTGAGGTGAATACACACTGACATCATTtttaaccaatttcaataaagaCCTTTGTTGAGGATCTTGAGGAGTTATCGATTTTAGTCCACGGAAAATAAATGGGTGGTATGCCATTATGAATTTTGCTCCTTTCTCTATGGCCTCATCAGCAACAGGTTGAGTGAGATCAATTGTAAGCAAAACTTTGATTGGGGAGGTCAGTTGATTCGTGTCATCCACACTTGAGTCTAATAGTAAACCAGTATTATCCCAAGATTTATCAGCTAAAGCTGTAGGGTAGAATTTTTGAACTAATGTCATTGTTAGTAGCGAGCTTTTTGAGGTTAATTGGTATCACATACTTGCGTTGACTACACGCTTGACGGAAGTTTTTGACATTCTATGGACACTAATTAAAGTTGACGCCTGTTagaatttttcaataaagcaaaattcaaaggtagatatcaaatttttgcTACCAAAATAAGTGACGTTTTTAGGAAGAATTTAAATTCTCTAAACACATTTTTAAGTGAAAATTGCTCTTTTAGCTCAGTTGGTAGAGCGTTGCACTTGTAATGCAAAGGTCACTAGTTCGACTCTGGTAGGGAGCAAgttttttttgcaacttttaGCTTTATTTTCTCTAAAGCTGAGCTAAGCTATACGTGAAAGACTTTCTTTTCGAATGAATGGACTTATTGTGACTTAACTTGATTTTTACTTTCAAGCTTTGAAGGtgattatttttttctccgTACGGTTTAAGTTGGTCTGAAgaatttgttattgttcattttgcaacaacataACAACGAAACCAGatacaacaaattcttAATATACACAGCTATTCAGTAACTCATTAAACCTACGTAAAGCTGATACGATCACTACTTGCAGTTTCATAATGCATTATATGACTTCATTTTTACTCATGTCAGCAAATACCTGTCTAAATGCAACTTATTCATACGACGCACTAAATCACTCGATCAAAATGGCCACGGAAGTGACCAATGACTTCAATATAATTCCTTCAGACATCTATGGAGTGGGGCTCGACAGTGGAAGTAATGGCAATCAGAATGGCGTTTTATACTTGCAAGTTGTCGAGGGAGAAAATAGCAACATCGGTGCTTTTTCCAACAAGGACCTGTTGTGGCACACAGAAACCACCTATTATCCAACCAGAGAGACGTATGCTCCAAAAGTCCAAGGGTTGCTCACAAAAAGGAACAAGGGAACCAAAAATAGGAAACCACATAAGGTTCTTGGTGGAATCAAGATGAATGCCAAAAATGTCCTTGAAGGATGGAAAAGCAAGAttagaaacaaaaaattacTTCACAAAGGACTGCTCAAGAGCCATGACGAAACAAAACCAGGTTTAAATTGGAATAATCACCTTTTAATTGTAGGAGGAGCAAATACAACTGATAATGTAGGAATGTCAGAACTCGAGTGGACTGAGGAGACagatgatttggaagaagacTTTGATTATTCAACTGATGAACGAGAGCCACTTAATATAACTGGACCGATTGTTATACCACTGGTTAAAGTTTCCACGCAGACACCTGCTACCCCAGTTGTGATTACCAAGTTTTTTACCATTACTAAATTAGTGACATTGTCAGATGTTGTTACTGAGAGTGAAAATGTAACAAAACCTAAAGCCGTGACGACGCAAAGCTTCACTGTTGGTTTATCTGACTCAATTCAATCAGATACTACTGTGAAAGATGACCCAAGCATTTCGTTATCGGCTGTAAGCAAGGAATTTGaggttgaaaatgatgatgttattGAAGCTGACACTGAATATGATGAAGTGTATAGCGTGACTGCATCTCATAAAAGATTAGCGAGAAACCGTCCAAATATGGAGCCTAGCACTGGCATTGATTTATCACATTCTCCAGCAACTGAGATTGTGAAAAGTATCGTACAGATAGCTTTGAGTACCACTGCCTATTTCACGACAGAACACCAAAAAAGTTCAGAAGAGTCTCTCGATCACAGCATAGACCCAGTCTCAAAAGCACGACATGAAATTGGTCCATCTGAGTTGATTGAATATGAGGATGGTCATTTAGTTTTAGGAAAGAAGCGGCCAAACGGCGACccttcaacttcaacgGTAATTGAATTAACGACACCAATAGTTCCAACGCCGATAGTTCCAGTGACACTGATGCACCCAGCAGCAACCAGGCTATTCAGCATACTACCAATTAAGGGCACTACCATAATTTTGCATCCAACATCACTCCCTAAGTTTCGAAGCCATCTAATAAGTTCAAAGACGAACAATGAAACAACATCCAACAAATGGGTCTCTTTCACCGACGAGACTTCCCGATTCAATAAGCCTCGAATTTCCGAAGTTACCAAATTGCGACGCTCAACAAACTTTGAAAACCTTGATGCCACTATCAATGCCAATATCACTGCCCTAGCTTCAAAAATCAACGATACTGAGTCTTATGTTGTGGCTCGTGGTGCTTATTCATTTACTGGGGTTATTTTACCAAGAAAGCAATTCGTGTTGAATTCTCTTTCATCTGTTACCAAAGGCACAATGTGTTTACCATCTTGTGTGTTTCTTCTACTAATTGTTGTAATATGTTTGTAGGAATACAATCTGAATCGAACTTTATTCTGGAGCGTTTTGAGGAGCgcaaaaattcaactctTTGAATTACTTTGACAGCAACAGCTCATTAAGAAATGTCTCTATTATCAACGTGGAGACAGTttcaattatttgattttattcCAATACGAGATCCATATTTGCAATCACACGATGCATTATATTCAGATCCCACGTTGAGTGCTATAAACGCCACCAAAGCGTATTTAGTTATTGCCGTCAACAACTCAATACTCAAGATTATAAATCCTAAAAACATGACCTGTGAGGGTCAATTTCAAGCCTATGACATTGATTATAGGATAACGTTTATAGAGCCTGTGTTTAACTCGAGCAATTTGGTTATAACATTGGCTGAAAAGCAAGGATTTCCGCTGATTATCAAACTATGGGACTTAACGAGGATATTAAATATAGAACAATTGGAAGCATCGGAGTACAAATTTAAGTTTCAGACTCAAGTTGCCGTCACTGAGAATAGTCGAGGCAATGGAGCGCAAAGTGAAAATTTCTTTCCAATAAGTtgcttcaaattcaattacGATTTAACGTGTTTGGCGGTGGGATATACCAACGGAAAAGTCTTACTTATCAGAGGAGATTTGTTACGTGATAGAGGATCAAAACAGCGAGTCATATATGAGAGTGTTGCTAATGACCCAATAACTggtattcaattcaatgaagCAGAACAAATACTTTATGTCActacaacttcaaaagtGTTGACGGTGTCCACCACTGGTCGAAATCATGGTAAGCCTTTGCGTGTACTATCGCAGAAGTCGGGTGCAAATTTGGATTGTACTGCAGCAGGAAGCAAGCAGGAGTTGATTGTCGGGCTTTCTGATTCCATAAGGTACTACAATCCAACAGCAAAGCTAaaaaccatcaatttcGATGTTCCCAAATCTAGAATTGCAAGACTCCATCAGTTTATATTGATGGTGAGCTCAACAGATAATGATAACCTGCagaaatttcaatcaaggGTAATCATACTAGATACCAGAAACAACCACATTTCactcaatttgttgattccGCAAAGTGTAATCAAGTTCACcttcaaaataaacaatgaaatttaCCTTTTGTCCAACGATGGAGTGTTGTACAGACTCTATGAGAAACCAATTAATCAACAGATTGAACTCATTTTACAGAGGGAGTTGTTCTCCGTAGCTTTTAATTTGGCGAAGCAACTGAAACTTCCTTCTGATACATTGTTGAGGATACAAACGTTACACGCGGACCACTTATTTGAGGAACAAAAGTACGATGAATCAATGGATGTTTATATTAGCTGCCTCGGATTGTTTGAGAAGGAGCCAGCCGATATCGGCAAGTCAGCTCCCAGTGAAGATAGAGACGATTTTATTATGAATGTGGTtaccaaattcaaagaagCCATCAATACTGAGAATATGGTACGATTCTTAGGAGAGTTATATGTAATGTCCTTAGCCACTGTGGACCACATTACTTTACTATTGTGTTGCTTAtgtaaattgaaaaatcttgATCAGATCGATTCTTTTATCGATGAGTTGGACTTGTCTaatgaaaatttacaagaattcaattttCCCCTCATTATAAACTTGTTCAAAGAGTGTGGGTTCTACAGTCAAGTGCTAAGACTATTATACAAACTAAATCAACctaatttgattgttgaaattcaGTTatatgatttgaataaaccaaaattgGCATTGAATTATATGAAGACgttgaaaattgatgacttgctattgatattgattgaTCAATCgaaaaagttgttggaCTCTTGTCCTATTGAAACAACAGAgcttttgatcaatgtgTTTACCGGGAAATACCAAGCTACTGAGTCCTCACAGGGTCCTTCAACAACGGCACCAGAGGGTAAAACAGAGTATGATGAAAAGGGAGGGGAGAGTATGATTGAATTGACGAACTACAAAGCATTTTTAAATTACTTGACTCTTCGTGGCGGCGATTCAGAAAATGAGAAAACAGAGGAAGCATCGTCCAGTCTCACAAAAGAGCCTACATACCTACCTCCAAAACCAAACTTGATCTACTCCAGCTTTACCAATCATCCACACGAGTTTGTAATCTTCCTTGAGGCGTGTATTGAAGCATTGGATAAATATCAGGGTAACCTAATGGATAAAAAGGAGGTGTTGATAACATTACTTGAAATGTATCTTTCATTGAATA is part of the Candida orthopsilosis Co 90-125, chromosome 2 draft sequence genome and harbors:
- a CDS encoding Nif3 protein (S. cerevisiae homolog NIF3 localizes to mitochondrion) translates to MSKTSVKRVVNAIQKFYPTALADKSWDNTGLLLDSSVDDTNQSTSPIKVLLTIDLTQPVADEAIEKGAKFIMAYHPFIFRGLKSITPQDPQQRSLLKLVKNDVSVYSPHTAVDSAKGGVNDFLVNVIGGSNIQSSSPIEPDSANPECGMGRLVNLIQPSTLKELVPVVKERLGLDHVQVAESKNGPNHEIKSIAICAGSGGGVFKGLQADLYFTGELSHHEALFFKESGSSVICCNHSNTERPFLKFIQEQLRKELNSDDEVIISQTDRDPFQTW
- a CDS encoding Vps11 protein (protein involved in protein trafficking), producing MSLLSTWRQFQLFDFIPIRDPYLQSHDALYSDPTLSAINATKAYLVIAVNNSILKIINPKNMTCEGQFQAYDIDYRITFIEPVFNSSNLVITLAEKQGFPSIIKLWDLTRILNIEQLEASEYKFKFQTQVAVTENSRGNGAQSENFFPISCFKFNYDLTCLAVGYTNGKVLLIRGDLLRDRGSKQRVIYESVANDPITGIQFNEAEQILYVTTTSKVLTVSTTGRNHGKPLRVLSQKSGANLDCTAAGSKQELIVGLSDSIRYYNPTAKLKTINFDVPKSRIARLHQFILMVSSTDNDNSQKFQSRVIILDTRNNHISLNLLIPQSVIKFTFKINNEIYLLSNDGVLYRLYEKPINQQIELILQRELFSVAFNLAKQSKLPSDTLLRIQTLHADHLFEEQKYDESMDVYISCLGLFEKEPADIGKSAPSEDRDDFIMNVVTKFKEAINTENMVRFLGELYVMSLATVDHITLLLCCLCKLKNLDQIDSFIDELDLSNENLQEFNFPLIINLFKECGFYSQVLRLLYKLNQPNLIVEIQLYDLNKPKLALNYMKTLKIDDLLLILIDQSKKLLDSCPIETTELLINVFTGKYQATESSQGPSTTAPEGKTEYDEKGGESMIELTNYKAFLNYLTLRGGDSENEKTEEASSSLTKEPTYLPPKPNLIYSSFTNHPHEFVIFLEACIEALDKYQGNLMDKKEVLITLLEMYLSLNKKTDESGWLEKAQSIIDQYGDLLDDDSLLLLSHLYNFKPGEIKAREDNGDEEGIFISYKIDENVEGCFKVLQKYGQAKPQLYKMMLEFIVSKREIYEKVNHDDIQEILQQIKKFKLLDPLELISLLNGGESNDSEFVTFGVVKDYLLQYFTTQEQEITNNEKLIEMYEHDSTKNSYKLSELTHPFVIQNNKCSACQLKLDFPMVHFKCKHSFHQKCLSSSLVAKPTSNGNSHYVDDGSEHGPRCPICAQDIIDVNDVKQSQYRMKENVDFFVKSLHESTDTFKFISEYIGKGVMEDESVSIDQ